The Humulus lupulus chromosome 4, drHumLupu1.1, whole genome shotgun sequence genome has a window encoding:
- the LOC133832347 gene encoding uncharacterized protein LOC133832347: MGTLVTQLKESDAKNAEEVKVLEGKNVELLDQNNKIVEELKTFQIALTKAIVDKEKFKESYKLNFQEAKKLEEELITSRKENEGLEGRIKELEEANASNLERYKGTTSNCFYAFWKHNCEANFNYLFGRMRQTKIARCLARLVEEERAKIPASPRSPWPRTLKARKWKLGPLSTSQLLRTLIAS; encoded by the coding sequence ATGGGGACTTTGGTTACTCAACTCAAAGAATCCGACGCCAAGAATGCTGAGGAGGTCAAGGTACTCGAGGGGAAAAATGTAGAGCTGCTCGATCAGAACAATAAGATAGTCGAAGAACTGAAGACATTCCAAATTGCCCTGACCAAAGCCATTGTGGATAAGGAGAAGTTCAAGGAGTCTTATAAGCTTAACTTCCAGGAGGCCAAGAAGCTTGAGGAGGAGCTGATCACTAGCAGGAAGGAAAACGAAGGGCTGGAGGGGCGCATTaaagagcttgaggaggccaacgccagcaacttggagaggtataaGGGAACCACCTCTAATTGCTTCTATGCATTTTGGAAACACAACTgcgaggccaacttcaactatctttTCGGGCGCATGAGGCAAACTAAAATAGCCCGGTGCCTTGCTCGTCTGGTGGAAGAGGAGAGAGCAAAAATCCCAGCCTCCCCCAGGTCTCCTTGGCCACGGACATTGAAGGCACGGAAGTGGAAGCTGGGGCCTCTGTCAACCAGCCAACTCCTCAGGACCCTAATTGCTTCATAG